GAAGGTAATACCGCCTCCTGTTCGCCGGATACGGGGGCGATCGCGATCTCCGTCATCGTCGGGTGGGAGGAACACTTCTGGGTCACCGCCCTCAAAAATCAGGGAGATCGAGCGGCGTCGGAAGGCGTTTACTGTATACGATGTACGGTACGGATCGCCTGCAATCCAGGGGTCTGTAAACCGTGCGTCAAACAGGAACTCCCGTTGACCCACCTGTACTTCGGCTCCTAAGGTCTGATTGTTACCCCCCAGGTTTTGCTGTTGATAGCTCACAGAACCAAACAGACCACTTGCCGAACTAATCCCACCCCCTAGCGCCAGAGAACCGGTGTTTTTCTCAATCACATCCACGACTACAACCACTTTACGGGGGTCAGTACCGGGGGCAAAGGAAAGCCGCACATCATCAAAAATACCCAAGCCAAACACGCGCCGCAAGTCTCTTTGAGCTGTCTCCCGATTAAAGACATCGCCCGGTTTAAGTTGCACCTCTCGCGTAATGATGAAGTTACGGGTACGACCCCTGATCGTTTCACCCTGCTCATTTGTCGTCTCTCCCTCTTTATTGAGGAAACGCACCTGAATATCTTCAATGACCCCTTCTGCCACGATTAACGTGACTTTCCCATCGGCGGTCACTTGCTGAGCATCAATGACCTGAGCGAGGTCATAACCGTTATCTTTGTACCATTGATTGACCTTTTTAATGCCCTCTTGCAGGTCGCGCAGGTTTAGGATTCTGCCATACTGCTGGCTGAAGATGTTCTCGACAACTTGAGCAGGCAGGACTTGCGTACCGGCACCTTCCGGAACGGTTTGAACCGACACATTCCGCAGCACGGGGTTAGCCTCTACCACAAAAGTCACGCGAACCCCCAGAGGTGTATCTTCTGGCTGTACATTCACACTAGAGAAGTAGCCTGTGGCGAAGATGGCATTCACATCTTCCTGCAACTGGGAGCGAGTGGTTGCCTGTCCCGGTCGAGTTTTAATCACGCGAAAAATTTCCTCTTCCAGTTCCCCTTGTGCGCCACTGATGTCCACTTCCGCAACGAGAACTCTTGGTTCTGGCTGAGTCGGTTGCGATTGAGTGTCTGGAGGAGTTGAAAATTCGGGCGCTGGGGTTGGCGTTGGTGAAAAGTCCTGCGTCGGGCTTGGTGAGGGACTGGGTGAAAGTTCCTGCGTCGGGCTTGGTGAGGGACTGGGTGAAAGTTCCTGCGTCGGGCTTGGTGAGGGACTGGGTGAAAGTTCCTGCGTCGGGCTTGGTGAGGGACTGGGTGACGGTGAGGGACTGGGTGACGGTGAGGGACTGGGTTGCACAGAACCTCCGGACTCAGCATCCTGTGCCATCAGGGGTTGCACACTAGAGGTTTCTGGCACAGGTAGAGTCTCGACAACCCCATTGTTGACCCTTTCTGGTTGGCGTTCTGTTGATGCCACAGACTCCGAATCTATGGGAACAGCATCTTGATTAACATAGACTGGCTTTGAAATTGAGCCTGAATGACGCTCAGTGGTCGGCTCAGCGTTAGCTGTAGGCACTCCTCCACTGCTGTTGGTCGCTTCTGGTTCTGTTGCTTTTGACTGGGGACTGGGCAAGTCTAGGGTTTGCCCCTTCACCGGGTTGGATAAACAGAAAGTGGCTGAAGCAGCCAGCATTGCTGCTAAAAAGGGAGATAAGCGCATGTCTTTGAGCTCTTTTGACACTTCCACACACCACGTTTATTGCAAGTCAGCGAAAGACGCTAGCGAGTCTTGCGTCGCTATCCGTTTCTTATTTTTTGTCCATTGTCCATTGTCTGTGAAGAGTTTTAACGATTTGCTGATCGCTAATCTGAAAAAAGCGATGGGGACTGGGCAGGATAAAGGTTTTTCCTGTAAGACTTACGCATTACCTCTACATCTTGGATGAAAGCAGGGCAACCACAGAGCGATTGTCCCTACAACTGGTATTGGTGCATAAGTCCTGTGCTGTTGTTGTGTACCCAGTGTGTGGGTCTCTAGCTAGCCGTCAACCCCAGTAATACCGCAACGGTTGAAAAAGGTCATGAGAATTTCGAGACTGAAGGAATTGACATCGGCTACCAGTACTAATGTTCCTGAGTATCACCTCCAATGAACAAATTCACACCTGTTTAATACCATTTCACTTTAAGTTGCTTAGCGAGCAAACTAGGGGCAGTAGAGCAAGCCAGGGGCATAAGGAAAATAATTTTTATCAGGAATTAAGTGAATTGGTATAACAAACCCCAATAGAACCATTAACGAGTTTAGTCTGCTAGGAGTAAAATAGAATCTTCTACATCAGTCATACTGGAGAAAAATTATAGACCGATTTGTTGCCTTGGGCAGGCAATGCTTACACTAATCATGTGCCAAGATGTCCGCAATGGATATCCGTTAT
This portion of the Microcoleus sp. AS-A8 genome encodes:
- a CDS encoding BamA/TamA family outer membrane protein, with the translated sequence MRLSPFLAAMLAASATFCLSNPVKGQTLDLPSPQSKATEPEATNSSGGVPTANAEPTTERHSGSISKPVYVNQDAVPIDSESVASTERQPERVNNGVVETLPVPETSSVQPLMAQDAESGGSVQPSPSPSPSPSPSPSPSPSPTQELSPSPSPSPTQELSPSPSPSPTQELSPSPSPSPTQDFSPTPTPAPEFSTPPDTQSQPTQPEPRVLVAEVDISGAQGELEEEIFRVIKTRPGQATTRSQLQEDVNAIFATGYFSSVNVQPEDTPLGVRVTFVVEANPVLRNVSVQTVPEGAGTQVLPAQVVENIFSQQYGRILNLRDLQEGIKKVNQWYKDNGYDLAQVIDAQQVTADGKVTLIVAEGVIEDIQVRFLNKEGETTNEQGETIRGRTRNFIITREVQLKPGDVFNRETAQRDLRRVFGLGIFDDVRLSFAPGTDPRKVVVVVDVIEKNTGSLALGGGISSASGLFGSVSYQQQNLGGNNQTLGAEVQVGQREFLFDARFTDPWIAGDPYRTSYTVNAFRRRSISLIFEGGDPEVFLPPDDDGDRDRPRIRRTGGGITFTRPLSRDVFTPADWTASLGLQYQRISVTNSEGDVTPRDEAGRLLSFDESGKDNLLTLQLGAVRDRRNDPIRPTSGSLLRLGAEQSIPVGSILMTRLRGSYSYYIPVNFTNFTKGPQALAFNVQGGTVLGDLPPYEAFSLGGVNSVRGYGEGDVGAGRRYIQATAEYRFPVFSVIGGALFLDYASDLGSGENVPGNPAGVRGKPGNGFGYGLGIRVQSPLGPIRVDYGFNDQGDSQLHFGIGERF